The following coding sequences are from one Paenibacillus sp. JDR-2 window:
- a CDS encoding DUF5057 domain-containing protein has protein sequence MKLVDFQKRISITLAVTLLASLFAFIGFPVKQAEAADTFDLGLVALKSVEKSKYVRVTSNNSTPVADSDKAWTEELFVLAKSGSYYTLKSNNTGKYLTVGSNNSSLTASSDTNTNDNQKFSITTNSDGTVSFYSLGKSRYMSTTSSNNNLRLSSVTTIQNSQKFKLSSFRDSIRILEVTESGTSDLSSILGSSSPVPFTVDTYSMKEFVASRDDLDGKYDAVYIGKGTLVDKNNNAKTPYSMSLLSAQSQGSSTQSNNHNTSSIQNDITQLKATEITIDFINKGLPVIFYNDSSTKNGIEYQADLSSSSKALLKKNFLSYKDGSTANAIFVDSSNISSAANFMSKTNLLEKANIRPQLTVTSKPTEYTANQANKYIAGNTVSFNYTIDNVGDISQKNIELNLYISTDSSLPFGAEQVVAAKQVDSASGTISYTLPKGYSGIQYWRLEAVDFNTKLKDYASGVYRFQDQKINIKVLQVMPNDSNASTLNSTNNMSSSYLVPTSGNTKDAYSISIDVMNMNTFNSTGYKTLNGKYDMLIFGFGDIYNNNAPINDDAAAAVIAFKNTGQSVMFTHDTIYNSSNSNSSNWLNKFQAITGQIAPRTDLGLGAPESSTTTEKVNDGLLTQFPFLLSNTTNVATTHNQYYTLDLEDATVIPWYNMSGGKRTSGDSWNSYYTYSKGNVTYSGSGHTNSKFPDWEQQLFVNTMYRAYIGSNHAPQLTVNSPIEYNSASNNFIPSYQNILLNYQVDDFDLADRELKTTVNFIYGGQSHEIFKDKTMLSGGTINQQIANPLPNGGDLKVEIIAKDKSGAQVSQTINVKVVKVESNIDLSRTVSSNVTDNRVQTNTTATFTYTVTPKAIPSSDALSADKMKITNIAFSETLPAKLEVTSLPSGWTKTGTAATGYTVSGTLATITYTLNGNSYIASPVSFQIGVKPTADGLYPLQNAALTFNDIGQQSARTLTFPSYVLEAVTRLTSLSLTNSTLLVGDSRRMIPTYAPLNATYSSTYIWESDRPDLVTVDSSGIMKGIAAGTAHITARATDGSGLTATAAVTAIVPGLNIVGQDRVASGDSINLSANLYTADYEKITSYQWSIKDGSSYISLNGTTNSTVSVTGKSVGNATVRLSVGTDQNRTYTKEMSITVFKKVTSITLTGTTMIVGSTYQLNPVISPTDATDKSVAWLPSSNSSVATVNSSGLVTAVSVGEAAITAQAQDGSGVTGIAVIKVIDPIPVISGPSTIELGTDGTLSVNLPTASGDEITSYEWTVPDNTGGQADLKGSTTSKSLTFTGKKAGKVKIKVTVHTKNGKVYSAEQEVTVKPVTLRLDTTYRIQVGKSKDLFTALASSPAAGKTNIKGNLQWTSSNPSIASVDSSGRVTGVKTGTVKVTVSYTNDPSIKAETTIIVERSTSSGEKY, from the coding sequence ATGAAACTAGTTGATTTTCAGAAAAGAATTTCCATTACCTTAGCCGTTACTCTCCTGGCATCGCTTTTTGCTTTTATAGGCTTCCCGGTGAAACAGGCTGAAGCTGCGGATACGTTCGACCTGGGGCTTGTTGCGCTGAAATCGGTCGAGAAAAGCAAATACGTGAGGGTAACGTCAAACAACTCTACTCCCGTTGCCGACTCGGATAAGGCGTGGACAGAAGAGCTTTTCGTATTGGCTAAGTCAGGCAGCTATTACACTTTGAAATCGAATAATACGGGGAAATATCTAACGGTAGGCAGCAACAACAGCTCGCTGACCGCAAGCAGCGATACCAATACGAACGATAACCAGAAATTTTCGATTACAACTAACTCCGACGGAACCGTTTCTTTCTACTCTTTAGGCAAGAGCAGATATATGAGCACAACTTCATCAAATAATAATCTGCGTCTAAGCAGCGTTACTACAATTCAAAACTCTCAGAAATTTAAGCTCTCCTCCTTCCGCGATTCCATTCGGATTCTGGAAGTAACCGAATCAGGAACATCGGATCTCTCCTCCATACTCGGCAGCAGTTCCCCCGTTCCGTTTACCGTCGATACATACAGCATGAAGGAATTTGTTGCATCCCGCGATGATTTGGACGGTAAATACGATGCGGTATACATAGGAAAAGGCACCTTGGTTGACAAAAACAACAACGCAAAGACGCCATACAGCATGTCCCTGCTTAGCGCGCAATCCCAAGGCAGTTCAACGCAAAGCAATAACCACAACACAAGCAGTATTCAGAACGATATCACGCAGCTGAAGGCTACCGAGATTACGATTGATTTCATTAATAAAGGTCTACCGGTTATCTTTTACAACGATTCTTCCACGAAAAATGGCATCGAGTATCAGGCGGATTTAAGCTCTAGCTCCAAAGCATTGCTGAAGAAGAACTTCCTTTCCTATAAAGACGGAAGCACGGCAAACGCTATCTTCGTGGATTCATCCAACATCTCTTCCGCGGCGAACTTTATGAGCAAGACCAATCTGCTGGAGAAAGCCAATATTCGCCCACAGCTAACCGTCACAAGCAAGCCAACCGAGTATACGGCTAATCAGGCGAATAAATACATTGCAGGAAACACGGTCAGCTTCAATTACACGATTGATAACGTAGGCGATATTAGCCAGAAAAATATCGAACTTAATTTGTACATCAGTACGGATAGTTCCCTTCCTTTTGGCGCTGAACAGGTGGTAGCTGCCAAACAGGTAGATAGTGCATCAGGAACCATCTCTTACACGCTGCCTAAGGGTTATTCCGGCATTCAATATTGGCGGCTTGAAGCGGTGGATTTCAATACCAAGCTGAAGGATTATGCTTCGGGGGTTTACCGTTTCCAGGATCAGAAGATTAATATCAAGGTTCTTCAAGTTATGCCTAACGACAGCAATGCCAGTACATTAAACAGTACGAACAACATGAGTTCATCGTATCTCGTTCCGACATCCGGCAATACCAAAGACGCTTATAGCATCAGCATTGACGTCATGAATATGAACACGTTCAACAGCACGGGCTATAAAACCTTAAACGGCAAATACGATATGCTGATCTTTGGCTTTGGCGATATCTACAACAACAACGCCCCAATTAACGACGATGCCGCGGCAGCCGTAATCGCCTTCAAAAACACAGGGCAAAGCGTCATGTTTACCCATGATACGATTTATAACAGCAGCAATTCGAACAGCAGCAACTGGCTGAATAAATTCCAGGCTATTACCGGTCAGATTGCTCCACGAACGGACCTTGGTCTCGGGGCACCGGAGTCCTCCACTACAACCGAAAAAGTGAATGACGGCTTGTTAACGCAGTTCCCTTTCCTGTTAAGTAATACGACGAATGTAGCCACTACCCATAACCAGTATTACACGCTTGATTTGGAAGATGCGACCGTTATCCCTTGGTATAACATGAGCGGCGGCAAACGGACTTCCGGCGACAGCTGGAACTCCTACTACACTTATTCCAAAGGGAATGTAACGTACTCCGGTTCCGGGCATACAAACTCCAAATTTCCGGACTGGGAGCAGCAGTTGTTTGTCAATACCATGTACCGGGCGTATATCGGCTCTAACCATGCTCCTCAACTCACGGTTAACTCGCCGATAGAGTACAATTCGGCAAGCAATAATTTTATTCCGTCCTATCAAAATATTTTGCTGAACTATCAGGTCGATGACTTTGACCTTGCGGACCGTGAGTTGAAAACAACCGTAAACTTTATTTACGGCGGTCAATCTCACGAGATTTTCAAAGACAAAACCATGCTCTCCGGCGGTACAATTAACCAACAGATTGCTAACCCGCTTCCAAACGGCGGTGACTTGAAGGTCGAGATTATCGCAAAGGATAAGAGCGGTGCTCAAGTTAGTCAAACGATTAATGTAAAGGTCGTAAAGGTAGAATCCAATATCGATTTAAGCCGTACGGTATCCAGCAATGTAACGGATAATCGGGTACAGACGAATACAACGGCTACTTTCACTTATACCGTTACGCCAAAGGCGATTCCGTCAAGCGATGCCTTGTCCGCTGACAAGATGAAGATTACGAACATTGCATTCAGCGAAACCTTGCCTGCAAAGCTGGAAGTAACCAGTCTCCCGTCAGGCTGGACGAAAACCGGTACGGCAGCAACCGGGTATACCGTTTCGGGAACTCTCGCTACCATTACGTACACCTTAAACGGCAACAGTTATATCGCTTCGCCGGTGTCCTTCCAGATCGGAGTGAAGCCAACGGCTGACGGCTTATACCCGCTTCAAAACGCGGCACTAACCTTTAACGATATTGGCCAGCAGTCCGCTAGAACCTTGACATTCCCTAGTTACGTTCTAGAGGCGGTTACGAGATTAACCTCGCTTAGCTTAACCAATTCTACACTGCTTGTTGGAGACAGCCGGAGAATGATTCCAACCTATGCGCCGCTTAATGCAACTTATAGCTCAACGTATATTTGGGAATCGGATCGCCCGGACCTCGTAACCGTGGACAGCTCGGGCATCATGAAAGGTATAGCGGCGGGAACAGCACATATTACCGCTAGAGCAACGGACGGCAGCGGATTAACCGCAACGGCAGCGGTAACCGCCATTGTACCTGGTCTTAACATTGTCGGTCAGGACCGCGTCGCATCAGGCGATTCCATTAACCTGTCGGCCAACCTATATACCGCGGATTATGAAAAGATTACAAGCTACCAATGGAGTATTAAAGACGGCTCGAGTTACATTAGTTTAAACGGAACAACAAACAGCACTGTTTCTGTTACGGGCAAAAGCGTAGGTAATGCTACCGTCCGCCTTTCGGTTGGAACCGATCAGAATCGCACGTATACAAAAGAAATGAGCATTACCGTGTTTAAAAAGGTAACTTCCATTACTCTGACTGGCACAACTATGATCGTTGGCTCCACCTATCAGCTTAATCCTGTCATAAGTCCAACGGACGCAACGGATAAATCGGTTGCTTGGCTGCCAAGCAGCAATTCCAGCGTAGCAACCGTCAACAGCTCCGGTCTTGTTACAGCTGTTAGCGTTGGGGAAGCTGCCATTACGGCTCAGGCGCAGGACGGCAGCGGAGTGACGGGAATCGCGGTTATTAAGGTTATTGATCCGATCCCTGTCATTTCCGGACCAAGCACAATTGAGCTTGGAACAGACGGGACCTTGTCTGTAAACCTGCCAACAGCATCTGGCGATGAGATTACTTCTTATGAATGGACAGTCCCAGACAATACAGGAGGCCAGGCCGACTTGAAAGGCTCCACCACAAGCAAATCGTTGACCTTTACCGGTAAAAAAGCAGGTAAAGTGAAAATCAAGGTTACGGTTCATACGAAGAACGGAAAGGTCTACTCTGCCGAACAGGAAGTCACCGTCAAACCGGTAACTCTCCGGCTCGACACGACTTATCGGATCCAGGTAGGCAAATCCAAGGATTTATTTACTGCCCTTGCTTCCAGTCCAGCCGCAGGCAAAACCAACATTAAAGGAAATCTGCAATGGACTTCCAGCAATCCATCGATTGCATCGGTAGACAGCAGCGGCCGCGTTACCGGCGTTAAAACCGGCACCGTAAAGGTTACGGTCTCTTATACGAATGATCCGTCCATCAAAGCCGAAACAACGATCATCGTGGAACGAAGCACCTCCAGCGGCGAGAAATATTAA
- a CDS encoding PulJ/GspJ family protein, with amino-acid sequence MREFVKKWRSEERGLTLVELIAAMTLLSIAAGIIFSVVTFGMNTYNRIETENALRDDADLLMSSIITELYAYGPDLISTNADGITLVRDVGTREEQQIFIRDKQLHIGSRTVDTGSDVDMPSQTDPSSSDASSIELKCKTNVTECSSGLIEIRLVLEQNHNGRNQQLTLESKFGF; translated from the coding sequence GTGAGAGAGTTCGTTAAGAAGTGGCGGAGCGAAGAGCGCGGACTGACGCTAGTGGAGCTGATAGCGGCCATGACGTTGCTGTCGATCGCCGCGGGAATTATTTTTTCCGTCGTTACCTTTGGCATGAATACCTATAACCGGATCGAAACGGAGAATGCTTTGCGGGATGATGCGGATCTCCTGATGTCCTCTATTATTACGGAGCTGTATGCTTACGGGCCGGATCTGATTTCGACGAATGCAGACGGCATTACGCTGGTACGCGATGTAGGAACCAGGGAAGAACAGCAGATTTTTATCCGGGATAAACAGCTTCATATCGGCAGCAGAACGGTGGATACCGGATCGGATGTGGATATGCCGAGTCAGACGGATCCATCTTCATCTGATGCCTCATCCATTGAGCTTAAATGCAAGACGAATGTAACGGAATGCAGCAGCGGTCTCATTGAAATCCGGCTGGTGCTTGAGCAGAATCATAACGGGCGTAATCAGCAGCTGACTCTGGAAAGTAAATTCGGGTTTTAG
- a CDS encoding GspE/PulE family protein, with translation MVAIKKRLGDLLVESAIISEEQLQKALLEQSKSKQKLGDLLIAQGYITEQQLIEVLEFQLGIPHVSLYKYQIDPEITQIIPESMAKRYQAIPLQKDGGKLMVAMADPLDYFAIEELRMSTGFRIEPAISSKDELQRAIARHYGLQDSMSQMMIDLPTQEEIRETEITDEDSPVVRLVNQMIQQAVQLRASDIHVDPGETSVTIRYRIDGVLRTERALPKQMQGFITARLKIMSKLNIAERRLPQDGRMKMQFEFKTVDIRVASLPTIHGEKIVLRLLDLSTGVKAVDQLGFNNHNVQVFKEMIERPYGILLITGPTGSGKTTTLYSALSHLNEEDTNIITVEDPVEYQLDGINQVQVNPAIGLTFATGLRSILRQDPNVVMVGEIRDTETAEIAIRASLTGHLVLSTLHTNDSVSSITRFRDMGVEPYLIASSLIGVVAQRLVRRICNDCREAQEATDQERLFLRSRGIQSQTVYRGRGCGNCGSTGYRGRVAIHEVLHINNEIRELITLNGSLSELREAAAKQGMIQLMDDGLEKVTRGITTLQEVLRETVAN, from the coding sequence ATGGTGGCTATTAAGAAGAGACTAGGAGATTTATTGGTCGAGAGCGCCATAATATCCGAGGAACAGCTGCAGAAGGCGCTGCTAGAGCAGAGCAAATCCAAACAGAAGCTAGGCGACTTGCTTATTGCGCAAGGATACATAACGGAGCAGCAACTCATTGAAGTGTTGGAATTCCAGCTTGGAATCCCGCATGTTAGCTTGTATAAATATCAGATTGATCCGGAAATCACCCAGATCATCCCCGAAAGCATGGCCAAACGCTACCAGGCGATACCGCTTCAGAAGGACGGCGGCAAGCTGATGGTGGCAATGGCAGATCCTCTCGATTATTTCGCGATTGAAGAGCTGCGCATGAGCACAGGCTTCCGAATCGAACCGGCTATTTCCAGCAAAGACGAATTGCAGCGGGCTATCGCAAGACATTACGGTCTGCAGGACTCCATGAGTCAAATGATGATTGATCTTCCGACACAGGAGGAGATCCGCGAGACTGAAATTACCGATGAAGATTCCCCCGTCGTACGGCTTGTGAACCAGATGATACAGCAGGCGGTACAGCTTAGAGCCTCTGACATACACGTTGACCCGGGTGAGACAAGCGTAACGATACGTTACCGGATTGACGGAGTGCTGCGCACGGAACGGGCTTTGCCTAAGCAGATGCAGGGCTTTATTACGGCAAGACTCAAAATCATGTCCAAATTAAATATCGCCGAGCGGAGGCTTCCGCAGGATGGCCGGATGAAGATGCAGTTCGAATTCAAGACGGTGGATATCCGCGTCGCTTCATTACCTACTATTCATGGCGAGAAGATCGTTCTCCGTCTGCTTGACCTAAGCACGGGAGTTAAAGCGGTTGACCAGCTTGGCTTCAACAACCATAACGTCCAAGTGTTTAAGGAAATGATTGAGCGGCCATACGGCATTCTGCTCATTACAGGTCCAACGGGCAGCGGCAAAACAACTACCTTGTATTCCGCGCTCAGCCACTTAAATGAAGAGGATACCAACATCATTACCGTCGAGGATCCGGTTGAGTATCAGCTCGATGGCATTAACCAGGTGCAGGTTAATCCGGCAATCGGATTAACTTTTGCGACCGGTCTACGCTCGATCCTTCGTCAGGATCCCAACGTCGTCATGGTCGGCGAGATCCGGGACACGGAAACCGCGGAGATTGCTATCCGCGCCTCCCTGACCGGTCACTTGGTATTGTCCACCTTGCATACGAATGATTCCGTCAGCTCGATTACGCGTTTCCGGGATATGGGGGTTGAGCCTTACCTAATCGCTTCATCGCTTATCGGAGTTGTCGCACAACGTCTTGTCCGCCGGATATGCAACGATTGCAGGGAAGCACAAGAGGCTACCGATCAGGAAAGATTGTTCTTAAGAAGCCGGGGGATTCAGTCGCAGACCGTTTACCGAGGCAGAGGCTGCGGGAACTGCGGCAGCACGGGTTATCGCGGCAGGGTGGCTATTCACGAGGTTTTACATATTAATAACGAGATTCGCGAGCTTATTACTTTAAACGGTTCGTTAAGCGAGCTTCGCGAGGCAGCAGCCAAGCAGGGGATGATCCAGCTGATGGACGACGGATTGGAAAAAGTTACACGCGGCATTACGACGCTGCAGGAAGTTCTCCGCGAAACCGTGGCCAATTAA